The following proteins come from a genomic window of Deltaproteobacteria bacterium IMCC39524:
- a CDS encoding FadR/GntR family transcriptional regulator, with product MTIVLEPIRPKKISEEIVSQIKQLISKGELKPGDRIPSERELAAMLGVSRPSVREAIMVLEAMGFLDSRQGGGTFVKALTAVSIMDPLAKLVEKRDPELLRSLAEVRMGLESWSAYLAGKRATAKDIAELRRLYYVMEKQAAKGGWDSEVDAEFHYAITAASHNSLQMHVLDSIHSLFHTTIQVALMEFYQQEGHVQLLLTQHRDIMEAIADHQPELARQRMMEHLKMVEEKMAQLLKEKGA from the coding sequence ATGACCATTGTTCTTGAGCCGATCAGGCCGAAAAAAATATCCGAAGAAATTGTCAGCCAAATCAAACAGCTGATCTCAAAAGGTGAACTCAAACCCGGGGACCGTATCCCTTCCGAGCGTGAGTTGGCGGCAATGCTGGGTGTCAGCAGACCCTCTGTTCGGGAAGCGATTATGGTTCTTGAGGCGATGGGTTTTCTGGACTCTCGCCAGGGTGGGGGCACTTTCGTCAAAGCATTGACCGCGGTCAGCATCATGGATCCTTTGGCCAAGCTGGTGGAAAAAAGGGATCCTGAACTTTTGCGCTCTCTTGCCGAGGTGCGTATGGGCCTTGAGAGCTGGTCCGCATATCTTGCAGGCAAAAGGGCCACGGCAAAGGACATTGCTGAGCTGCGTCGACTCTATTATGTCATGGAGAAGCAGGCGGCGAAGGGTGGCTGGGATTCTGAGGTTGACGCAGAATTTCATTACGCGATTACCGCCGCCAGTCACAACAGCTTGCAGATGCATGTCCTCGATTCAATTCATTCTCTCTTTCATACAACCATTCAGGTTGCCTTAATGGAGTTTTACCAGCAAGAAGGTCACGTCCAGTTGCTGCTGACGCAACATCGAGATATTATGGAGGCGATTGCCGACCACCAGCCTGAACTGGCGAGGCAGAGGATGATGGAACATCTGAAGATGGTCGAGGAGAAGATGGCTCAACTTCTCAAGGAGAAGGGCGCCTGA
- a CDS encoding response regulator transcription factor gives MAPYALVIAEDNPKDFEFLKQMVEAWEQDCTTEHADNGAFALELALKHDEPLVISDIQMPQMNGVEFARALWEQKPQARIVFWSQFKDEMYVRALSKIVPPETVYGYVLKSSAREKISTAMATVLFEDQCWIDPEVRKVQGRTGHSQTALSDIEYEALVDISLGLTDNLIAQRRYLSRRGVQSRLNSLYGKLSLDQEQFQSDKVGDAFNLRNRAVAVALRRGLINAFELEHEDDDLQEWLKRYKSGRG, from the coding sequence ATGGCACCATACGCCCTGGTTATCGCTGAAGATAATCCGAAGGATTTCGAGTTCCTCAAGCAGATGGTAGAAGCCTGGGAGCAGGACTGTACGACGGAGCATGCTGACAATGGTGCGTTTGCTCTAGAGCTGGCTTTGAAACACGATGAGCCGCTGGTGATCAGTGATATCCAGATGCCACAGATGAATGGCGTCGAGTTTGCCAGAGCTCTGTGGGAGCAAAAGCCCCAGGCACGAATCGTCTTCTGGAGTCAGTTCAAGGATGAGATGTACGTGCGGGCCCTGTCCAAGATCGTGCCCCCCGAAACCGTTTATGGCTACGTGCTCAAGTCGAGCGCCCGGGAAAAGATTTCAACGGCCATGGCCACCGTCCTTTTCGAAGATCAATGCTGGATCGACCCCGAAGTTCGCAAGGTGCAGGGCCGTACCGGTCACAGCCAAACAGCGCTCTCTGATATCGAGTATGAAGCTTTGGTCGATATCTCCCTCGGCTTGACCGATAATCTCATTGCCCAGCGGCGCTATCTCTCCCGGCGAGGTGTGCAGAGTCGCCTCAACTCCCTCTATGGCAAGCTGAGTCTCGACCAGGAGCAATTCCAGAGCGATAAGGTCGGTGATGCTTTCAACTTGCGGAATCGTGCGGTTGCTGTCGCCTTACGCCGGGGCCTGATCAATGCTTTTGAGCTCGAGCACGAAGACGATGACCTGCAGGAGTGGCTGAAGCGTTACAAGAGCGGCAGAGGTTAA
- the dctP gene encoding TRAP transporter substrate-binding protein DctP — translation MRRMKMLVGLLVVLSLACAPSAFAAKREKFGADKRHDAVKKELRTIKASKEEFKWKMVMPWSKGLLFYDVAQHFADSVALASGGRLEIKLFSAGELVGAMESFDAVSKGQADIGHDWPGYWKGKNEAFVAFASVPFGLDAEGYNIWLYERGGLEMMQELYGRYNLFALPGGNVGQELGLFSNKKASKMSDFKGMRIRTPGWYMDIMTQLGASVTPLPGGEVYLALERGVIDAAEFSTPAINYPMGFDDITKYVIQPGVHQPSCQSAFFINKDSYNKLPADLKWIVDIAAKETQLWSTAWQENLNAEAVKMFKEKVEFVRMDEETINEFAKASHTYIESLKVKFPDVKKVMDSQDQFKADFADWRQERGGIAPWPYEDFVKGKHMQ, via the coding sequence ATGAGAAGAATGAAAATGTTGGTAGGCCTGCTGGTCGTTCTCAGCCTGGCATGCGCCCCGTCAGCTTTCGCCGCCAAACGCGAGAAGTTCGGCGCCGACAAACGTCACGATGCCGTCAAAAAAGAATTGCGTACCATCAAGGCCTCAAAAGAAGAATTCAAGTGGAAGATGGTCATGCCTTGGTCCAAAGGCTTGCTGTTTTATGATGTGGCCCAGCACTTTGCAGACTCAGTAGCGCTAGCTTCTGGTGGTCGTCTTGAAATCAAACTGTTTTCTGCTGGCGAACTGGTTGGCGCCATGGAAAGCTTTGATGCGGTCAGCAAGGGCCAAGCAGATATCGGCCACGACTGGCCGGGCTACTGGAAAGGCAAGAATGAGGCTTTTGTCGCCTTTGCTTCCGTGCCTTTCGGTCTCGACGCTGAAGGCTACAACATCTGGCTCTATGAGCGCGGTGGTCTGGAAATGATGCAGGAGCTGTACGGTCGTTACAACCTGTTCGCTCTTCCCGGCGGCAATGTCGGCCAGGAGCTGGGCCTGTTCTCCAACAAAAAAGCTTCAAAAATGTCTGATTTTAAAGGCATGCGCATCAGAACTCCGGGCTGGTACATGGACATCATGACCCAACTCGGTGCCAGTGTTACCCCCCTGCCCGGCGGTGAAGTCTACCTTGCACTGGAGCGTGGCGTTATCGACGCGGCTGAATTTAGTACTCCCGCCATTAACTACCCGATGGGTTTTGACGACATCACCAAGTATGTCATTCAGCCCGGCGTCCACCAACCTTCTTGCCAGAGCGCATTTTTCATAAATAAGGACTCTTACAACAAGCTGCCTGCCGACCTGAAGTGGATCGTCGACATCGCCGCTAAAGAGACCCAGCTCTGGTCGACTGCATGGCAAGAGAACCTCAATGCTGAAGCGGTTAAAATGTTTAAAGAGAAGGTCGAATTCGTACGCATGGATGAAGAGACGATCAACGAATTCGCCAAAGCCTCTCACACTTACATTGAGAGCCTGAAAGTGAAATTCCCTGACGTGAAAAAAGTCATGGATTCTCAGGATCAGTTCAAAGCCGACTTTGCCGACTGGCGACAAGAGCGTGGTGGCATAGCTCCTTGGCCCTACGAGGACTTTGTTAAGGGCAAGCACATGCAGTAA
- a CDS encoding universal stress protein — protein sequence MLPQIKTILYATGMGPSAPYVFRYALALANQHDAQIIAISALEPLPTFAQSLVELHISQEQSEQIHSTAQTQGKERLRERVARLCESECADDQVCTQRVSEVLIEEGQPAQVILAAAKEYAVDLIIMGAHRHTVIGDAILGSTTHKVLHSAAQPVLVVRIPEGFHEEGF from the coding sequence ATGCTTCCGCAAATCAAGACGATTCTCTACGCGACAGGCATGGGCCCATCGGCACCGTACGTCTTCCGCTACGCCCTTGCCCTGGCCAATCAACATGACGCGCAGATCATTGCCATCTCGGCACTGGAGCCCCTGCCAACATTTGCCCAGAGCTTGGTGGAATTGCACATTTCCCAGGAGCAATCGGAGCAGATCCACAGTACGGCACAGACCCAGGGCAAGGAGCGCTTGCGGGAACGCGTCGCGCGTCTCTGCGAAAGTGAGTGCGCTGACGACCAGGTGTGCACACAGCGCGTTAGCGAAGTTCTGATTGAAGAAGGCCAACCGGCTCAGGTCATCTTGGCTGCTGCAAAGGAATACGCTGTCGATCTGATCATTATGGGCGCACATCGCCACACCGTGATCGGAGATGCAATCCTCGGCAGCACGACCCACAAAGTGTTGCATAGCGCAGCCCAGCCGGTTCTGGTGGTAAGGATTCCGGAAGGTTTTCACGAAGAGGGCTTCTAA
- a CDS encoding (Fe-S)-binding protein, with translation MADKEKLGNFTPENAPEYEDVLQCMRCGFCLPTCPTFALSGRERSSPRGRVALARAVAEGKLEFTEAVKEEAFFCLDCRACTTACPSGVRAGEVMEICRSQAHQFFPLKHVSKSFREFVLQKMLPNPDLLETSMLPARLYQKLGIQWLVRHSQLLKLGPEWVDKAERMIPELHPPLRPQLADVIPAEGEQRGRVAFFLGCIMTLMYPEVSRQTVRVLTHQGFEVVTPKEQKCCGAPHLTEGDRDTTKRIAQHNLDLFMALDVDAIVTDCAGCGAALKEYEELLEEAGEHDKLATFRAKIKDVSEFLAEQGLRTEGLKPVKKIVTYHEPCHLCHAQGISKQPRELIKAIPGIVYREMEEASWCCGSAATFSLKYTTESQQILDRKLENIRATGAELLVTANPGCHLQLAWGLKQAGMTQEVVHITELLGIATG, from the coding sequence ATGGCCGACAAAGAGAAACTTGGCAACTTTACCCCCGAGAATGCACCAGAATATGAAGATGTCCTGCAGTGCATGCGCTGCGGCTTCTGCCTGCCGACCTGTCCGACCTTCGCCCTCTCCGGTCGTGAGCGTTCCAGCCCGCGCGGTCGTGTGGCCCTGGCCCGGGCCGTGGCTGAAGGAAAACTCGAGTTCACTGAAGCGGTCAAAGAAGAAGCCTTCTTCTGTCTCGACTGTCGAGCCTGCACTACCGCCTGTCCCTCCGGTGTACGTGCCGGTGAAGTCATGGAAATTTGTCGCAGTCAGGCCCACCAGTTCTTCCCGCTCAAGCATGTAAGCAAATCATTCCGAGAATTCGTCTTGCAGAAGATGCTGCCCAATCCCGACCTGCTCGAGACCTCGATGCTGCCGGCGAGGCTTTATCAGAAGCTCGGTATCCAGTGGTTGGTCAGGCACTCGCAATTACTCAAGTTGGGACCGGAGTGGGTCGACAAAGCCGAAAGAATGATCCCTGAATTGCATCCACCGCTACGTCCACAGTTAGCGGATGTCATTCCTGCAGAAGGAGAACAACGCGGTCGGGTGGCGTTTTTCCTCGGCTGCATAATGACCCTTATGTATCCCGAAGTCTCCCGTCAAACTGTCCGTGTTTTGACCCATCAGGGCTTCGAAGTGGTTACGCCAAAAGAACAAAAGTGCTGCGGCGCTCCTCATTTGACCGAGGGCGATCGCGACACAACCAAACGCATAGCGCAGCATAACCTTGATCTCTTCATGGCCCTCGATGTCGATGCGATCGTGACCGACTGTGCCGGTTGCGGGGCAGCTTTGAAAGAGTACGAAGAATTGCTCGAGGAGGCCGGTGAGCATGACAAACTTGCCACCTTCCGCGCCAAGATCAAGGATGTCAGTGAATTCCTGGCAGAGCAGGGGTTACGAACGGAAGGCTTGAAACCGGTCAAAAAAATCGTCACCTACCATGAACCCTGCCATCTCTGCCATGCGCAAGGCATCAGCAAACAGCCGCGGGAGCTGATCAAGGCGATTCCAGGAATCGTTTATCGCGAAATGGAAGAGGCCAGCTGGTGCTGCGGCAGTGCAGCGACCTTTAGCCTCAAGTACACCACAGAGAGCCAGCAGATTCTCGACCGCAAACTTGAAAACATCAGGGCAACCGGTGCCGAACTGTTAGTCACCGCCAACCCCGGATGTCACTTGCAACTGGCCTGGGGGCTGAAACAGGCCGGCATGACACAAGAAGTAGTGCACATCACGGAGTTGTTGGGGATTGCGACGGGTTGA
- a CDS encoding TRAP transporter large permease subunit: MSVEALTILMFVTLMASIAMGHPLAVTLAAVATLFGLIDNGFNFSALLGLFANNAWGIFLNYTLVAIPLFIFMAQVLDRSKVSEGLFDALYTVLGGLRGGLGLAVIVVSTVFAATTGIVGASVVAMGLMAGPALLKRGYDKSLSAGIICSSGTLGILIPPSIMLVVYGGLTGQKETSVGNLFAAAILPGLLLSGMYLLYVAVRCYMNPKLGPPIPAAERTATVLEKFTMTMKNFVPPFGLILTVMGTILAGVATPTEAAALGCVGALVLALVSRKLNWNVITQACISTARTTAMIMALFVGGKFFSVVFLSMGGGDVVADVLLGMDVNRFVVFGIMMAVVFFMGMFIDWAAILLVVVPIFTPIAMDLDFNPLWFAMMICINLQTSFLTPPFGYSLFYFKGVAPPEYTMGDVYRGILPFVMIQVFALATMILFPQIITYLPDVFFGR; encoded by the coding sequence ATGAGCGTAGAAGCTTTAACCATACTCATGTTCGTGACGCTGATGGCGTCCATTGCCATGGGGCACCCCTTAGCGGTAACTTTAGCCGCAGTTGCGACCCTCTTCGGCCTGATAGATAACGGCTTCAATTTCTCGGCATTACTCGGTTTGTTTGCTAACAATGCCTGGGGAATTTTTCTTAACTACACCCTTGTAGCCATCCCGCTATTTATTTTCATGGCCCAGGTCCTCGATCGATCCAAGGTTTCTGAAGGTCTGTTTGACGCCCTCTATACCGTACTGGGCGGTCTGCGCGGCGGCCTGGGACTGGCAGTCATTGTGGTCTCAACCGTCTTCGCCGCAACCACCGGCATTGTTGGTGCCTCGGTTGTCGCCATGGGCTTGATGGCCGGCCCAGCATTACTCAAACGAGGTTACGACAAATCTCTCTCAGCGGGGATTATCTGCTCGTCGGGGACCTTGGGGATTTTGATCCCGCCGTCGATCATGCTGGTCGTTTATGGTGGCCTGACCGGCCAAAAAGAGACCTCGGTCGGCAACCTGTTTGCCGCAGCCATCCTGCCCGGCCTGCTTTTGTCTGGCATGTACCTGCTCTATGTCGCCGTGCGCTGTTACATGAACCCCAAACTCGGGCCGCCGATTCCCGCGGCAGAGCGTACCGCCACCGTCTTGGAAAAATTTACCATGACGATGAAGAACTTCGTGCCGCCGTTCGGTTTGATTCTCACCGTTATGGGGACCATTTTGGCCGGAGTCGCGACTCCGACTGAAGCAGCAGCGTTGGGCTGCGTTGGCGCTCTGGTCCTGGCCCTGGTCAGTCGTAAGTTAAACTGGAACGTCATTACCCAGGCCTGCATCTCAACGGCCCGTACCACAGCCATGATCATGGCCCTCTTCGTCGGAGGCAAATTCTTTTCCGTGGTCTTTTTGAGCATGGGCGGTGGCGACGTTGTCGCTGATGTTCTGCTCGGCATGGACGTGAACCGCTTCGTCGTCTTCGGCATTATGATGGCGGTTGTTTTCTTCATGGGCATGTTCATCGACTGGGCAGCCATCCTGCTTGTGGTCGTACCGATCTTCACGCCGATCGCCATGGACCTGGATTTCAATCCACTCTGGTTTGCCATGATGATTTGCATCAACCTGCAGACATCTTTCCTGACCCCGCCTTTTGGCTATTCCCTTTTCTACTTCAAGGGGGTTGCGCCACCAGAATACACCATGGGCGATGTCTATCGAGGGATTCTTCCCTTTGTCATGATCCAGGTTTTTGCCCTGGCGACCATGATATTATTCCCGCAGATCATTACTTACCTGCCTGACGTTTTCTTCGGCAGATAG
- a CDS encoding FAD-linked oxidase C-terminal domain-containing protein, whose amino-acid sequence MISETAIQTLIDKLGKENVITAAEDLLVLGYDSTPGLHATPDLVVYPTDSEQVQSVMQVARDHKVPITPRGSGTGLSGGSIPVDGGIVICLNKMDKILEIDEENLTATCQAGVVTLDLFNAVAAKGLFYPPDPGSQKISTLGGNVMEDAGGLRGLKYGVTRDYVMALKCVLPDGSLLSTGGKSVKDVAGYAFKDLLIGSEGTLAIITEITVKLIPPPQDKRTFLAYFDDISIAGAAVSKIIAAKIIPSTMEIMDKATINCVEDYVKIGLPREMAALLLIEVDGHPAMVTEEAEGVERILREVGAAEVQVAKDAEEAASLAAARRTALSALARVSPTTLLEDATVPRSMLAETFTLIERLTKKYALTVGTFGHAGDGNLHPTVLCDERDADEMKRAHAFYDELYEQVLAWGGTVSGEHGIGIAKKEYLARQIGPGGVAVMKRIKQAFDPEGILNPGKIFADGQE is encoded by the coding sequence ATGATTTCAGAAACAGCCATTCAGACCCTGATTGACAAACTGGGCAAAGAAAACGTCATTACCGCAGCGGAAGATCTGCTGGTCCTCGGCTACGACTCTACGCCTGGCCTGCATGCGACGCCTGACCTGGTCGTCTACCCGACCGACAGTGAGCAGGTGCAAAGCGTTATGCAGGTTGCCCGTGACCACAAAGTTCCGATCACCCCGCGTGGCAGCGGTACCGGCCTTTCCGGTGGCAGCATCCCGGTCGATGGCGGTATCGTCATCTGCTTGAACAAAATGGACAAAATCCTTGAAATCGATGAAGAAAACCTGACCGCCACTTGCCAAGCCGGTGTTGTTACTCTCGACCTCTTCAATGCCGTCGCTGCAAAGGGCCTTTTCTATCCGCCGGATCCTGGTTCACAGAAAATTTCGACCCTCGGCGGTAATGTTATGGAAGACGCCGGCGGCCTGCGCGGCCTCAAGTACGGCGTCACCCGCGATTACGTCATGGCCCTCAAATGCGTGTTGCCGGATGGCAGCCTGCTGAGCACTGGCGGTAAAAGCGTAAAGGACGTCGCCGGTTACGCTTTCAAGGATTTGCTGATCGGCAGCGAAGGGACCCTGGCGATCATCACCGAAATCACAGTTAAGCTGATCCCACCGCCGCAGGACAAACGGACCTTCCTCGCTTATTTCGATGATATCAGCATTGCCGGTGCGGCGGTCAGCAAGATTATCGCCGCAAAGATCATCCCTTCAACCATGGAGATCATGGACAAGGCAACCATCAATTGCGTCGAGGATTACGTCAAAATCGGTTTACCGCGTGAGATGGCAGCGTTGCTGTTGATCGAGGTTGACGGTCACCCGGCGATGGTGACCGAAGAGGCCGAAGGGGTCGAGCGGATACTGAGGGAAGTGGGAGCGGCAGAAGTTCAGGTTGCCAAGGACGCTGAAGAAGCTGCCAGCCTGGCTGCGGCACGACGTACCGCTCTCTCTGCACTGGCGCGGGTTTCACCGACGACCCTGCTGGAAGACGCTACTGTGCCCCGTTCGATGCTCGCAGAAACTTTTACCCTGATTGAGCGATTAACAAAGAAATATGCGTTGACGGTTGGCACCTTCGGTCACGCCGGTGACGGCAACCTGCACCCGACAGTCCTCTGTGACGAACGAGACGCAGACGAGATGAAACGTGCGCACGCTTTTTACGATGAACTTTACGAGCAGGTCCTTGCCTGGGGTGGTACCGTCTCAGGGGAACACGGCATCGGTATCGCCAAAAAAGAATACCTGGCCAGACAGATCGGCCCGGGTGGCGTTGCGGTAATGAAACGAATCAAACAAGCATTTGACCCCGAAGGCATACTAAACCCCGGAAAAATCTTCGCAGACGGTCAGGAGTAA
- a CDS encoding HAMP domain-containing protein, producing MAPAAVLFLMTLLLCFLQFTYWDLSVKRQQAKNLKTAFIALAEADMASQRMEGIVGFLAQAQMPDAKAVQQLSFLHEHLSAAFEQLLETELLGVSDTSLLRQSVRDLNPEQGVNLDNLAEGLKLLRPNIKKLLNSLNQQRLDFGALHQEDIEELVAETTFVTIVVLGIAILIGIFLSLAFARNILSRIKILSDSAARITAGEFVPPPAPDKVRDELDGLAVSINQMTDQLIRVVASEKLLEGAEEERRRIAMDIHDQTLAELSAVRRKIEHLREQSSFGKEALSIETDLQKTMTNLRVVMDNLHPQTLDILGLPAAIESMLDKVCEPPGTPTYHFMAGDDVAKLQLPRLTQVTVYRIIVEAVNNVLRHAHANQMEVAMSLRSNTLIVIVEDNGQGFNHTPQLPTESGGRGVHNVQERARAIGGQVRWQSSRFSSGTRFELELPLNEG from the coding sequence ATGGCGCCAGCTGCCGTCCTCTTCCTTATGACCTTGTTGCTCTGCTTTCTGCAGTTCACTTACTGGGACTTGTCGGTGAAGCGTCAGCAGGCCAAGAACCTCAAAACCGCCTTTATTGCCCTGGCCGAAGCAGACATGGCCTCGCAGCGCATGGAGGGTATTGTTGGTTTCCTGGCTCAGGCCCAGATGCCGGATGCCAAGGCCGTACAGCAGCTGTCATTTTTGCATGAGCATCTTTCGGCGGCTTTCGAGCAGTTGCTGGAAACCGAGCTGTTGGGAGTGTCTGATACTAGCCTGCTGCGGCAAAGTGTTCGTGACCTGAATCCCGAGCAGGGAGTGAACCTGGATAATCTTGCAGAGGGTCTGAAATTGCTGCGGCCTAACATCAAGAAGCTACTGAACTCGTTGAACCAACAACGTCTGGATTTCGGGGCTCTGCATCAGGAAGATATTGAAGAATTGGTTGCCGAGACAACCTTCGTCACGATTGTCGTTCTCGGCATTGCTATCCTGATCGGAATTTTCCTTTCTCTTGCCTTCGCGCGCAACATCCTGAGCCGCATTAAAATTCTTTCTGACAGCGCTGCACGCATCACTGCCGGCGAGTTTGTGCCGCCTCCGGCTCCGGATAAGGTGCGTGACGAACTTGACGGCCTCGCGGTTTCCATTAACCAGATGACAGATCAGCTGATCCGCGTGGTGGCGTCCGAGAAACTGCTTGAAGGTGCCGAAGAGGAACGTCGGCGCATCGCCATGGACATTCATGACCAGACCCTTGCCGAGCTGTCGGCTGTGCGTAGAAAGATCGAGCATCTACGCGAGCAGTCTTCTTTTGGTAAAGAGGCGTTATCAATCGAGACAGATTTACAAAAAACGATGACCAATCTGCGAGTGGTGATGGATAATCTGCACCCGCAGACCCTTGATATCCTCGGCCTGCCAGCGGCCATTGAATCCATGCTCGACAAGGTGTGCGAGCCCCCCGGGACGCCGACCTATCATTTCATGGCTGGAGACGATGTCGCGAAACTCCAGTTGCCACGTCTGACACAGGTGACCGTTTATCGGATTATCGTCGAGGCTGTTAATAATGTCTTGCGGCACGCTCACGCCAACCAGATGGAGGTTGCTATGAGTTTGCGAAGCAATACTTTGATAGTTATCGTTGAGGACAACGGGCAAGGTTTTAATCACACTCCGCAGCTACCGACAGAGAGTGGGGGCCGGGGGGTTCATAACGTTCAAGAACGCGCCCGTGCTATTGGTGGACAGGTTCGTTGGCAGAGTTCGCGTTTTTCTTCGGGAACACGCTTTGAATTGGAGTTGCCGCTCAACGAAGGATAA
- a CDS encoding TRAP transporter small permease subunit → MFKIDSAIDTLNEKFGFYASYLVLPLIIVVVFEVFMRYAFNAPTTWAFELTVFLYGVHFCFALAYAHKHNTHVAIDVFESRLSPKSRIILRIITNVALFLPAMGLLSFHVWVLAVNSWQQWEHASSSWAPAIYPVKTLMAVGFFLFLLQGIAKLIQDIRALKETP, encoded by the coding sequence ATGTTTAAGATTGATAGTGCGATCGATACCCTCAACGAAAAGTTTGGCTTTTATGCCTCTTATCTCGTGTTGCCGTTGATTATCGTAGTTGTCTTTGAGGTCTTTATGCGCTACGCATTCAACGCACCGACAACCTGGGCCTTTGAGCTGACGGTTTTTCTTTACGGAGTCCATTTTTGTTTTGCCTTGGCCTACGCCCACAAACACAACACTCACGTTGCTATCGATGTCTTTGAATCGCGACTGTCACCAAAATCGCGAATTATCCTGCGTATCATCACCAACGTAGCTCTCTTTCTTCCCGCGATGGGGCTGCTGAGTTTTCATGTCTGGGTTTTAGCTGTTAACTCGTGGCAACAATGGGAGCATGCTTCCAGCTCCTGGGCGCCGGCGATCTATCCGGTAAAAACGCTCATGGCCGTCGGCTTTTTCCTCTTCTTGCTGCAAGGAATTGCCAAACTGATCCAAGATATCCGCGCCCTAAAAGAAACCCCTTAA
- a CDS encoding 3-hydroxybutyrate dehydrogenase has translation MSQKVAVVTGAASGIGLAVAEALAAGDYRLVMADVNTESGQREADRLNAYFVHADLADRTACKSLIDAAVGKFGSVDVLINNAGIQHVSPVEDFPEDKWDFIIRLMLTAPFLLTKYAWPHMKAAGWGRVINISSVHGLRASEFKSAYISAKHGIMGLTKTTALEGGPFGITVNAICPAYVRTPLVDNQIDAQAATHSIPREEVIGSIMLKKAAIKRMIEPSEIGAAAMYLCSDAAGCMTGTDFTIDCGWTAC, from the coding sequence ATGTCACAAAAAGTTGCTGTTGTTACCGGCGCTGCCAGCGGCATCGGCCTCGCCGTCGCCGAAGCTCTGGCCGCGGGAGACTACCGGTTGGTCATGGCTGATGTCAATACCGAGTCCGGCCAACGCGAAGCCGATCGCCTCAATGCTTACTTCGTCCATGCTGACCTCGCTGACCGCACGGCCTGCAAGTCCCTGATCGACGCGGCGGTAGGCAAGTTCGGTTCGGTCGATGTACTGATCAACAATGCCGGCATTCAGCATGTCAGCCCGGTGGAAGATTTCCCCGAGGACAAGTGGGACTTCATTATCCGCCTGATGCTGACCGCTCCCTTCTTGCTCACCAAGTACGCCTGGCCACACATGAAAGCTGCCGGATGGGGCCGGGTGATTAACATCAGTTCGGTGCACGGTCTACGCGCCAGCGAGTTCAAATCAGCATACATCAGTGCCAAACACGGCATCATGGGACTAACTAAAACCACCGCCCTGGAAGGCGGGCCCTTCGGCATCACGGTCAACGCCATCTGCCCGGCCTACGTGCGCACCCCGCTGGTCGACAATCAGATTGATGCCCAGGCTGCAACCCACAGTATTCCCAGGGAGGAGGTCATTGGCAGCATCATGCTGAAGAAAGCTGCGATCAAAAGGATGATTGAACCGAGCGAAATAGGCGCCGCCGCCATGTATCTCTGTTCAGATGCCGCCGGCTGCATGACCGGCACTGACTTTACCATCGACTGCGGTTGGACCGCCTGCTGA